The following are encoded together in the Bradymonas sediminis genome:
- a CDS encoding enoyl-CoA hydratase-related protein yields MSDILYNVDAAIATITLNRPDARNAYSDAMVTGLIDALDRAEHDPQVRVVLLTGAGPAFCAGGDLKKMRDREGMFSGDSVELRDNYIRGLQSIPRRFNHFEKPVIAAINGHAIGAGLDLSLMCDIRVASRRAKFGSTFANVGLIPGDGGAYLLPRVVGFSRAVELILTARIFDAEEALRIDLVHEICEPAEVMQRAQAKAAQIAALPPKAIKMAKAALYRCVDRDLETSLQLTAALQGCVQRTDEHDAAVERLLASLDKG; encoded by the coding sequence ATGAGCGATATTCTCTATAATGTGGACGCAGCGATCGCCACGATCACCCTGAATCGTCCCGACGCCCGAAACGCCTACTCCGACGCGATGGTCACCGGCCTCATCGACGCGCTTGACCGCGCCGAGCACGACCCGCAGGTGCGCGTGGTGCTCCTCACCGGCGCCGGGCCGGCGTTTTGCGCAGGCGGCGACCTCAAGAAGATGCGCGACCGCGAGGGCATGTTCTCGGGCGACTCGGTGGAGCTGCGCGATAATTATATCCGCGGCCTGCAGAGCATCCCGCGGCGCTTCAATCATTTCGAAAAACCCGTGATCGCCGCGATCAACGGGCACGCGATCGGCGCGGGACTGGACCTCAGCTTGATGTGCGACATCCGGGTCGCCAGCCGGCGCGCAAAATTCGGCTCGACCTTTGCCAACGTCGGGCTGATCCCCGGCGACGGCGGCGCGTATCTTTTGCCCCGAGTGGTCGGATTCTCACGCGCCGTCGAGCTGATCCTCACCGCGCGTATCTTTGACGCCGAGGAGGCCCTGCGCATCGATCTTGTCCACGAGATCTGCGAGCCCGCGGAGGTCATGCAGCGCGCCCAGGCCAAGGCCGCCCAGATCGCCGCGCTGCCGCCCAAGGCCATCAAGATGGCCAAGGCCGCGCTCTACCGCTGCGTGGACCGCGACCTCGAGACCTCCCTGCAGCTCACCGCCGCCCTGCAAGGCTGCGTGCAACGCACCGACGAGCACGACGCCGCCGTCGAGCGCCTGCTCGCCAGCCTCGACAAGGGCTAG
- the rpsD gene encoding 30S ribosomal protein S4, whose amino-acid sequence MARYTGPRLRIIRRLGTDLPGLTRKIADRRPYPPGDHGQGRQRFSEFKKQLYAKQKLRFNYGLNEQQLRNLFVEAQASREPAGLMLLRLLEQRLDNIVFRAGLASTIPAARQLVVHGHVEVNDRKVDRPSFRVKPGMKVSLRAKSQSLSSVEASVASPSLRHPAYLTVDENTKTATMDQVPGREDIPFQVDESLVVEYYSPRL is encoded by the coding sequence ATGGCACGTTATACCGGCCCTCGCCTTCGTATTATCCGCCGTCTGGGAACCGACCTCCCGGGCCTGACTCGTAAAATCGCCGACCGTCGTCCGTATCCGCCGGGCGATCACGGCCAAGGCCGTCAGCGCTTCAGCGAGTTCAAGAAGCAGCTCTACGCCAAGCAGAAGTTGCGCTTCAACTACGGCCTCAATGAGCAGCAGCTGCGTAACCTCTTCGTCGAAGCCCAGGCTTCGCGTGAGCCCGCTGGCCTGATGCTCCTTCGTCTGCTTGAGCAGCGCCTCGACAATATCGTCTTCCGCGCTGGCCTCGCCTCGACCATCCCGGCCGCACGTCAGCTCGTCGTCCACGGACACGTCGAAGTTAACGATCGCAAAGTCGACCGTCCCAGCTTCCGCGTGAAGCCTGGCATGAAAGTTTCGCTGCGCGCCAAGAGCCAGTCGCTCAGCTCGGTCGAAGCATCGGTCGCCAGCCCCTCGCTGCGCCACCCGGCCTACCTTACGGTCGACGAGAACACCAAGACGGCCACCATGGACCAGGTCCCGGGCCGCGAAGACATCCCCTTCCAGGTCGACGAGTCGCTCGTTGTCGAGTACTACTCGCCGCGTCTGTAA
- a CDS encoding sigma 54-interacting transcriptional regulator, protein MMTIRFRTICHDTTREFAFDRKSISVGRAPFNDVALTGCAIAEVHGDLEIHEGDALVFRARASSEATRVMRDGECTQSSDGVEEQVFHIRPGDAIWLGESPAVRLEVLGLDKVQGRAWTRYPINPRAERGLSAEGGRLFFRVSRALAQAPSIENFLRSAAYFTHASLGVLPKRVDLAVPIEAVAWHAEDFRLDAISLAENAGDDVTPVMESVLGAYRRRRESLEIFRAQNSEILSELKSLDSFVILELSEVEPEPLDLPFGANPFEADEYDSEAFDSEAFDSDPYDSQPYDTDYAEPARYQVLIPCALRGELGAVLSLYFVDSPTGPDSEATEGALANLIGQLEPLAAAVLDAHHRVRRGQAVLEENRYWRERQRRHHFYKDFIAESDAAREVYEKVNECVSHDEPVLLLGEAGSGKALIARAIHHLSPRKDAMLTAINCRSLKGDDLDFELFGSANNQLTGDTDARTGIFELAEGGTVFLEEIDRLSLLLQGKILRMLRESEVRRTGEAAARPVNVRLIASTHRDLRKRVEAGHFRRDLYMVLSKFPLTMPSLRERPEDILPLARTFLSTYRRRYGRAAQRFSSDVEAIFMAHAWRGNVRELKSVIEAAVLQSDGDVIEVKHLGL, encoded by the coding sequence ATGATGACCATTCGATTTCGTACGATTTGCCACGACACGACCCGTGAGTTTGCCTTCGACCGCAAGTCGATCTCGGTGGGGCGCGCGCCGTTCAATGATGTCGCCCTGACTGGGTGTGCCATCGCCGAGGTGCATGGTGACCTCGAGATTCATGAGGGGGACGCGCTTGTCTTTCGGGCGCGCGCCAGCTCGGAGGCGACGCGGGTCATGCGTGACGGGGAGTGCACGCAGTCGAGCGATGGGGTCGAGGAGCAGGTCTTTCATATCCGCCCGGGCGACGCGATCTGGTTGGGGGAGTCGCCGGCGGTTCGCCTGGAGGTGCTCGGGTTGGACAAGGTGCAGGGGCGCGCGTGGACGCGCTATCCCATCAATCCGCGCGCCGAGCGCGGGCTCTCGGCCGAGGGTGGGCGGTTGTTCTTCCGGGTGAGCCGGGCGCTCGCCCAGGCGCCGAGCATCGAGAATTTCCTGAGGAGCGCGGCCTATTTCACTCACGCAAGCCTCGGGGTATTGCCCAAGCGGGTGGACCTCGCCGTGCCGATCGAGGCGGTGGCCTGGCACGCTGAAGACTTCCGCCTCGACGCGATTTCGCTGGCCGAAAACGCGGGTGATGACGTGACCCCGGTCATGGAGTCCGTGCTGGGGGCCTACCGGCGGCGGCGCGAGTCGCTGGAGATCTTTCGCGCCCAGAATTCCGAAATCTTAAGCGAGCTTAAGTCTTTGGATTCATTTGTTATTTTGGAACTCTCTGAGGTGGAGCCCGAGCCGCTCGATTTACCCTTTGGTGCCAACCCCTTTGAGGCGGATGAGTACGACTCCGAGGCGTTCGACTCCGAGGCGTTTGACAGCGACCCTTATGACTCACAGCCCTATGACACCGACTACGCCGAGCCCGCGCGCTACCAGGTGTTGATCCCCTGCGCGTTGCGCGGAGAGTTGGGCGCGGTGCTAAGCCTTTATTTTGTCGACTCACCGACGGGGCCGGATTCCGAGGCGACTGAGGGCGCCCTGGCCAACCTGATCGGCCAGCTTGAGCCGCTCGCCGCCGCGGTGCTCGACGCGCATCATCGGGTGCGCCGCGGCCAGGCCGTGTTGGAAGAGAACCGCTATTGGCGCGAGCGCCAGCGCCGCCACCACTTCTATAAGGATTTTATCGCCGAGAGTGACGCGGCGCGTGAGGTCTATGAGAAGGTCAATGAATGCGTGAGCCACGACGAGCCGGTGCTCTTGCTCGGCGAGGCGGGCAGCGGCAAGGCGCTGATCGCCCGGGCGATTCATCACCTGAGCCCGCGCAAAGACGCGATGCTCACCGCGATCAACTGCCGCAGCCTGAAGGGCGATGACCTGGACTTCGAGCTCTTCGGAAGCGCGAATAACCAGTTGACCGGTGACACGGATGCGCGCACCGGGATCTTCGAGTTGGCCGAGGGTGGGACGGTGTTTTTGGAGGAGATCGACCGGCTCTCGCTCCTGTTGCAGGGAAAGATCCTGCGGATGCTGCGCGAGTCGGAGGTGCGCCGCACCGGCGAGGCGGCCGCGCGCCCGGTGAATGTGCGGTTGATCGCGAGCACGCATCGGGACCTGCGCAAACGCGTTGAGGCCGGGCATTTCCGCCGCGACCTCTATATGGTGCTGTCGAAATTCCCGCTGACGATGCCGTCTTTGCGCGAGCGCCCCGAAGACATCCTGCCGCTGGCGCGCACCTTTTTGAGCACCTACCGGCGGCGCTACGGCCGCGCGGCCCAGCGCTTCTCGAGCGACGTGGAGGCGATCTTTATGGCGCACGCCTGGCGGGGCAATGTGCGTGAGCTGAAGTCGGTGATCGAGGCGGCGGTGCTTCAATCCGACGGCGATGTCATCGAAGTGAAGCACTTGGGCCTGTGA
- a CDS encoding Flp family type IVb pilin: MNISTNTHLTSLRKRLKAFHEDTYAATSTEYIILLILIACFVIAIVKVFGTTVSQKYKAADEKVTKDVTF; the protein is encoded by the coding sequence ATGAATATCTCAACGAACACCCACCTCACTTCATTGCGAAAACGGCTTAAGGCGTTTCACGAAGATACCTATGCCGCGACCTCTACCGAGTATATCATCCTGCTCATCCTGATCGCCTGCTTTGTCATCGCGATCGTCAAAGTTTTCGGCACGACCGTGAGCCAGAAATACAAAGCGGCCGATGAGAAAGTAACGAAAGACGTTACATTTTAA